The genomic stretch ccgtccaatcagagtggaggagtggcgggacaaatacaactccGACCAACTGTCACACTCTTGTTGTACAACATCACCAACAAGAAGAGAACGGaacaaaatgaatgagaaattaatattgctggtctccgaaCATACATAGCAAGTAATTCCACATTGTGTGaacatttttagtctgaaacaaattacctgcaaaatcagttatacAGTGCCGcagatattccgtatcatagcaacaaagcgtctcaacggaaaaaaaacgctgcgctgcagaagcgctctcaagcgctcacagacaggcgttttaagcagagcgcctagcgttttcagctggctaaaaacgctttggtggacacacggccttacagtaactttggtaacagTTTATGTAAAAACAGAGATGATGgattgagattattttcttgtccTCCTATCATGCTGTAGAAAGAGCCCAGATGATGTCACTGCCTGGGTGCCACAGTTTTAAGATGAGAAAAATTCATAACAGGGTTGAGGGTCGAAATTCACTTGAGTTTGTTTTCAGTGTCCCACATTCACATGTGTGGAAGTCTGTGAAAGAAAAACTGTGACCAACCCTTAATAATTAATCAGttttagtaaaataaatatcaatCTAAAACTTGGTGTCAAAATATGGCAATAATTGTGAGTCATCAACATATTTAATAGTTCTCACTACAGAAACATGGTGATTTgtctataatgttttaaatataaatatataaaaggcATCAAAGTGATCAGTATATTTCATAGCAGTTGTCTACTTCAGTACATGAAGGTTCACTTTTATGTTCTTTCACTTCATAATCCtcattttgaatttaatatactgaaattgaactttttttgtaatttcagagctgatggaagtgaaggaggagattgaagaactgagtgaagtggaggagaaacatcatgacaaacctaTTGAAAACCCTTTGAGccgctcaaagactaaaaagacatttctaaAGAAAAGAAGATACAAGAAATCtccaacctgcactcagtgtggaaagagattgTCAACCAAACAATATCTTgagattcacatgagagttcatactggagagaagccgttcacatgtgatcagtgtgggaagagcttcacaCAAAAAGGACATCTTAAGgaacacatgagagttcatacaggagagaagccacacgcatgtgatcaatgtgggaagagatTCACAACAAAACGAAGTCTTGAGATTCACAGTGGagttcacaccggagagaagcagttcacatgtgatcaatgtgacaaaacatttctCTGGGCATCAAACCTGAAGAAACATCTGAcagttcatacaaaggagaagccacattcatgttctgtgtgtggaaagagtttttcacagctgtattatttatatcaacatgagaaaatacacactggtgtgagagagtacatgtgctttgagtgtgagaaaacttttatttcagcaaaacaattaaaactgcaccagagaattcacactggagaaaaacctttcaagtgttcacagtgtgacaagagattcaatatgtcatcaaatctgaaaacacatgagaggatccacactggagaaaaaccttacaagtgttcacagtgtgacaagagattcagtgattcatcacatctgaaaacacatgagaggatccacactggagaaaaaccttacaagtgttcacactgtgacaagagattcaagcagtcatcacatctgaaaacacatgagaagatccacagcagagagaagccgcacaTGTGTGATCAAtctggaaagagtttctcttttTAAAAccacctgaagatacacatgaagatccatgcagtggagaaaccacatcaccacagtctgaAATCACGATAAGTAGTTCATCTTTATGTGCTGAGGAACAAAGTAGTTTCCTTACAGCCACGATAAGCGGCAGGACAGTTTGGTGGTTGCTTGGAAAATCTGAATCTTCTCCTGAAACTACAACAGAACGATCAAATCACTGTTAAAACAGACTGTATGGATTCTTCCCCTTAAGGTCATTGTGACAAACTAGCGACTTACACTTGAACAAACTGCCATGTTTCTATTATTGTCATTTAcaacataacaataaaacaacctACAACTGACTATTAACTTGTTGTTGCTCATCTTCATTTTGTTCAATGATAAATCTCCCACCATTTCCCATCATCATTCCTTCGATCTTCTGCAGTAGTTCTTGTACCTGAATGTCTGATTTACTCTTGATATTGACACAGTAAAATCGTCCTCCACATTCAGTCAACAGTACAATCTTTTAGTTTTAGATGTTCATCAATGCCAGTTCCAGATCCTCCAGTTCATCTCCATGTGTGAACAGAATCATGATGTACTTCTGAACTTCAGGACCAAATAAACACTTCCAAATCCAGGATCCTCTAGAGGAATGGTGAGCAGAACTGAACTGAGACCTGCTGAACAAACCAGAGACCAGCTGCTCTTTCATCATCTCCTGGGCCCGGTTTTTCAAAAGTAATCCACTAAGATTTTGGATAAcggattggatcaaatcttgaaaatgtgtttttcaaaagaaaaaacagattacataatcagattataTCACGTAATCCAATCTTGGTTTTGATCCGGATCAAACCTTTAGTTTGGGTTTTTCAGAACTTTTTTGTAGGATTTGGATCACTTTGATCCAAAAAATCTGGATTAAACTGATCCCATCAGAAGGGTGGATTCAGCGTGGATTTCATGGCCAAAATGTAatgaaaactttaaaaatgtatcaaataatacTATATTTGGATCTTGCAGTATCTTACAAGATATCCTATTTATTCATaaggttttaattttatttgttcatccgTCAGGCTACAGTGATTAGGTAGGCTTTAACGTATTCAGCCTTTCAGTATAGGCCTACAGCAAAGTAGAAAGAGTTTGGCCTCATAAAATAATCCCCCAAACAGCTGtcaaaattgagcaaaaacaatacattttattctgtcactaattgatatatatatattcatcacaatcgaaaatatttttgtttttagaatATTTATTAGTGATGCATGCAATGATTACAGAATAACCAAAAAAATGCAAAGAATGGCAATCACTGATTTTTGAAATCCAAAACAAATCCAAATCAGAAATAGTGTCTAACTATTGCGTCCCTTGTTGCACATCCTGTTTGCTCGTTCTGGCAGAATGCAAGAGGTTGGTTAGGGTCTCCAAGGGGCTCAGGTGCATCATTGTCAGCACAGAGAGGGACATTGCGCTTAGTAGCGATGTTGTGCAAGGACAATACAGGCAAGGGTTATGTTGCATGCTTTCTGTGGCTTCCGCTCTCAGGTAGTTAAGGCATGCAAAGCGCCTCTTAAGAACTCCATTTAAATGCTTAATT from Megalobrama amblycephala isolate DHTTF-2021 linkage group LG5, ASM1881202v1, whole genome shotgun sequence encodes the following:
- the LOC125268247 gene encoding zinc finger protein 239-like — its product is MEVKEEIEELSEVEEKHHDKPIENPLSRSKTKKTFLKKRRYKKSPTCTQCGKRLSTKQYLEIHMRVHTGEKPFTCDQCGKSFTQKGHLKEHMRVHTGEKPHACDQCGKRFTTKRSLEIHSGVHTGEKQFTCDQCDKTFLWASNLKKHLTVHTKEKPHSCSVCGKSFSQLYYLYQHEKIHTGVREYMCFECEKTFISAKQLKLHQRIHTGEKPFKCSQCDKRFNMSSNLKTHERIHTGEKPYKCSQCDKRFSDSSHLKTHERIHTGEKPYKCSHCDKRFKQSSHLKTHEKIHSREKPHMCDQSGKSFSF